One Mycolicibacterium rufum genomic window, GCACCGAGGTGACGGAGGCCAGCTTCAGCGTGCGGTACCGGGCACTGCCGGTGTTTCGTCCGGAACCGTGATGGGCCGCACGGGACGAATCAGCAGAAGACACGCCACGAAGTAGGCGTAGCCCAGCGCCCACCCGGCGATCACGTCGGAGGGGTGGTGCACGTTGAGCACCACCCGGCCCGCGCCGATCGCCACGACCAGGGTCACGCCGAGCGCGATGAGCCACCCGCGCCTACCGGGGCCGACCAGTGGCAGCGCCACCGTCAGCAACGCGCAGACGGCTACCATCACGCCCAGCGCGTGACCGGACGGGAACGACGACGACGCGGCGTGGACCAGCGCGCCGGCCGGGCGCGGCCGGTCGACGAGGGTCTTGGCCACCTCGGTGACCAGTCCGCTGAGCTCGACGCTGATGATGAGGAACATCGCCACACGCACGTTGCGCCGGGCGAACGCGACCACGATGACGACGATGGTGATCAACCGGAAGACGGTCGGGCCGAGCACGGTGCAGAAGACGTCCCACGCGGTCACCCAGGCCGGGTGCGCCTCGCCGACGCGCAGCATCGGCGCCAGCGCCGCGTCGTCGAAACGCGTCAGCGGCGCCCAGCCGGCGGTGTAGCCGGCCAGCATCGCGACGAAGACGCCGACGGCCACCACGGCCGATCCGGCCAGCAGGCCCCTGCGTGCATCCATCCGACCACGTCTACCACGGCGCGCTGAGAGGCTGGGCTACCGTGCCTGCATGGCCGTGTTTGTGCGGAAGCTCCTGCGGATCGGCAAGCTGCCCTCCGAACTGCGCGCCGAGGTCGAGGCCGAGGGGATCCTGTTCATCGCCGAGTACGTGGCGGTCACCCGCCGGTTCCGGGGTGCGGTGCCGGGTCTGCGGTCGGCGGGCAGTATCGCCAGCTACGTGGGCTCGCTGGTGCTGACGCGGCAGCGGGTCCTGGCGACGCTGTCGACGGTGCCCAGGCTCGCCGGGCGCACCGTCGACCTGCGGTGGGACGCTCCACAGACCGGTGCGGTGACCGGCACGCTCGACGAGACCGGGCTCACCCTCGAGGTGGACGTCACGGCCGTCGACCCGCGCTGCTCGGGCGAGTTGTCCCTGCACTACAAGGAGCGCATCCCGGCCGACGTCCTGGCCCAGTTGCCCCGCACGTCACTGGCCTTCGACGTGCCCCCGGAGTTCGTGTTCCGTGCGGTCGGCGTGCCGTACCACCCGTAGCCGGACCCTCAGTCGGCCAGGTGCACGGGCGGGTCGGAGAACGCGGCGTCTCCGCCGATGCGGCCAGGCCCCATCACCCCGCACTGCTTGACCGGGACCAGGTGCGTTCCGAATCCGCTGGGGACGACGCTCGGGATCCCCACGCACCGTTCCCAGCTGCCGTCGGGTTGCACGGGTCCGTCGCACTTGCTGATGAAGGCGCCCCCGTACACGCACCCCGCGCCCGCAGGCGCCGCCGTCGACAGCCCCGCCGCGATCAACAGGCCGGCCGATGCGCCGACGATGTAGCGCTTCATGGTCGCTCCCCTTCCTGCGCCACCGACGCTACCGGGTGTGCCCATGCTTCTCGGCGATTTGCCGATAACCCCGATAACGTTGCGCCGGGCGATCGGAAACCTGGCGGCGCAGAGAGGATGACCTGTGAATCAAGGGCAGCGGGACAACGTTCTGCTCGTGCACTGGCACGACCTCGGCCGCTATCTCGGCGTCTACGGTCACCCCGACGTGTCCAGTCCCCGACTCGACGCGCTGGCCGCCGAAGGCATCCTGTTCACCGGCGCGCACGCGACAGCCCCGCTGTGCAGCCCGTCGCGAGGCTCCCTGTTCACCGGCCGCTACCCGCAGAGCAACGGGCTGATCGGGCTGGCCCACCACGGCTGGGAGTACCGCGCCGGAGTGCGCACCCTCCCCCGCATCCTCTCCGAAAGCGGCTACCACACAGCGCTTTTCGGCATGCAGCACGAGACGTCCTTCCCTTCGCGGCTCGGCTTCGACGAGTTCGACGTGTCGAATTCCTACTGCGAGTACGTCGTCGAGCGCGCGACCGGCTGGCTCGCCGATCCGCCGCAGCGCCCGTTCCTGCTGACCGCCGGCTTCTTCGAGACCCACCGGCCCTACCCGCACGACCGCTACGAGCCGGCCGATCCCGCCGCCGTGGCACTGCCCGAGTTCCTGCCCGACACCCCACCGGTGCGGCAGGACCTGGCGGACTTCTACGGATCGATCGCGGTCGCCGACGCCGCCGTCGGCGAGCTGCTCGACACGCTGGCCGAGACCGGACTCGACCGCACCACCTGGGTGGTGTTCGTCACCGACCACGGCCCGGCGCTGCCCCGCGCGAAGTCGACGCTCTACGGCGCGGGCACGGGCATCGCGATGATCATCCGCCCGCCCCGCGACGCCGGGATGGCGCCGAAGGTCTACGACGAGCTGTTCAGCGGAGTCGACCTGATGCCCACGCTGCTCGACCTGCTCGGGGTCGAGGTCCCCGCCGAGATCGAAGGACTCTCGCACGCAAGGCATCTCATCGCAGGCGGTACCCACGCCGACCCGGTCCGCACCGCCGTGTACACCACGAAGACCTACCACGACTCCTTCGATCCGATCCGCGCGATCCGCACCAAGGAGTACAGCTACATCGAGAACTACGCCGCCCGGCCGGTGCTGGACCTGCCGTGGGACATCGCCGACAGCGCGCCGGGCCGCGCGGTCGAACCCCTGGTGCAGAGCCCGCGACCGGAACGCGAGCTCTACGACCTGACCGCCGATCCGACCGAGTCGCTCAACCTGCTCGCCCCGCAGCCCGCCGACACCGAGGTGTCTCTGGAAAAAGCTGTGTCTCTTGAGAAAGCGGAGGCCATCGGAAGCGACCTCGCGCTGATGCTCAACGACTGGCGGCAGAAGACCGGCGACGTCATCCCGTCGGACTTCGCCGGCACCCGCATCGCCGCCCGTTACACCGAAACCTATCTGCTGGTCCGAGATCTCGAGATCCCAAGTCGCAGAGCCAATGCCGCCGAACGCGGCATCGTCGACCAACCGCGATCCGGACAAGACTTTCCCTCACCGTGATTGCAAAACCCGAGGGTGTCAGGGCTCCGGAACGCCGCTAAGCTCACGCGCATGCCCGCCCCGACGGCCTATCTGGTGCTCGCCTCCCAGCGCAGTGGCAGCACCCTGCTCGTCGAGTCACTGCGCGCCACCGGTGTGGCCGGCGAGCCGGGCGAGTTCTTCCAGTACCTGCCGACCACCAGTCAGTCGCCGCAACCGCGGCAGTGGTTCGAGGGCGTGGACGACGCATCGATCCTTCGACTGCTCGATCCCCTCGACGAGGGCAAGCCCGACCTCGCGCCGCCGGAGATCTGGCGGGACTACATCCGCACCGTCGGGCGCACGCCGAACGGCATCTGGGGCGGCAAGCTGATGTGGAACCAGACCCCGCTGCTGCTGCAGCGCGCCCAGGGGCTGCCCGACCGCTCCGGCACCGGGCTGCTCTCGGCCATCCGCGACGTCATCGGCAGCGATCCCGTTCTGATCCACGTTTACCGTCCCGACGTTGTCTCGCAAGCGGTTTCGTTCTGGCGCGCGGTGCAGACCCGGGTGTGGCGCGGTCGGCCCGATCCGGTGCGCGACGCCCGCGCCGAGTACCACGCCGGCGCCATCGCCCACGTGGTGACGATGCTGCGCGCGCAGGAAGAGGGCTGGCGGAACTGGTTCGCCGAAGAGAATGTCGAACCGATGGACGTGCCCTACCCGGTGCTGTGGCGCAACCTCACCCAGGTGGTGGCCTCGGTGCTCGAAGCGGTCGGTCAGGACCCGCGCCTGGCGCCGGCGCCGGTGCTGGAACGTCAGGCCGACCAGCGCTCCGACGAATGGGTGGACCGGTACCGCGCCGACGCGGAGAAGGAGGGCCTGCCCACATGACTACCGACACCTACGACACCGTTCACGTCGACGAGCTGCGGCTGCTCGAGGCCGAGGCGGTGCACATCATCCGCGAGGTGGTCGCCGAGCTGGAACGCCCCGTGCTGCTGTTCTCCGCGGGCAAGGACTCGATCGTGTTGTTGAGGCTGGCGGAGAAGGCCTTTCGTCCCAGCGCCCTGCCGTTCCCGGTGATGCACGTCGACACCGGGCACAACTTCGACGAGGTCATCGAGTTCCGGGACCGTCGCGTCACCGGCGAGGGACACAAGCTGATCGTGGCGTCGGTGCAGGAGTCCATCGACGCGGGACGGGTGCCCGATCCGGGCCCGGGCGCCTCCCGCAACCGGCAGCAGACGCGCACGCTGCTCGACGCCCTGGAGGCCGGCGGGTTCGACGCCGCGTTCGGCGGGGCGCGGCGCGACGAGGAACGGGCGCGCGCGAAGGAACGCATCCTGAGCTTCCGTGACGAGTTCGGCCAGTGGGACCCCCGGGCGCAGCGGCCGGAGCCGTGGTCGCTGTACAACGGGCGGATCCGCAGAGGCGAGCAGGTCCGGGTCTTTCCGCTGAGCAACTGGACCGAACTGGACATCTGGCGCTACATCGCGCTGGAGAACCTGGAGTTGCCGTCGATCTACTTCGCCCACGAGCGCGAGGTGTTCGAACGCGACGGCATCCTGCTGGCCGTGTCCGAGTACGCAGGCCCCGCCGAGGGCGAGACCGCGGCGGTCGAGTGGGTGCGCTACCGCACCGTCGGCGATCTGACGATCACCGGTGCGGTCCGGTCGCGGGCCACCACGATCGACGGCGTGATCTCCGAGATCTCCGCGGCCACGGTGTCCGAGCGTGGCGAGACCCGCGCCGACGACCGGACGTCGGCCGCGGCGATGGAGGACCGCAAGCGCGAGGGGTACTTCTGATGCCAGGGCGAGCGGAGCGCAGCGGAGCGACGGGGGAAACAGCATGAGCACGCGCCAGCTGCTGCGGATCACCACGGCCGGATCGGTGGACGACGGCAAGAGCACGCTGATCGGCCGGATCCTGCACGACACCGACAGCCTGCCGCTGGATCACCTGGAGGCGGTCACCGACGAGGAGGGGATCGCCGACCTCGCGGCGCTGTCCGACGGGTTGCGCGCCGAACGCGAGCAGGGCATCACCATCGACGTCGCCTACCGGTTCTTCTCGACCGACACCCGCAGCTACATCCTCGCCGACACCCCGGGCCACGAGCGCTACACCCGCAACATGTTCACCGGCGCGTCGAATGCGCACGTGGCGGTCCTGCTCGTCGACGCCCGGGCCGGGGTGCTGCGGCAGACCAACCGGCACGCCCGCATCGCGAACCTGTTGGGTATCAAGCACTTCGTCGCCGCGGTCAACAAAATCGACCTGGTGGACTTCGACCGCGATCGCTTCCGCGAGGTCGAGGCCGAGCTGCAGAAGGTGGCGGCGCGGCTGGGCGGCGCCGACCTCACCGTGATCCCGATCGCCGCCAAGCACGGCGACAACGTGGTGCACCGCTCCGAGCGCACCTCCTGGTACGAGGGCCCCACGCTGCTCGATTACCTGGAGTCCGTGGAGCTTTCGGCGCCGCACGCCGAGCCGCGCAGCCTGCGGTTACCGGTGCAGTGGGTGTCCCGACCCACTCCCGAGCAGCGTCGCCGCTACACCGGGCGGCTCGCAGGCGGCACCCTGCAGGTCGGTGATCCGGTGCTGAGCCTGCCCGCCGGCACCCGGTCGACGGTCACCGTCGTCGACACCCTCGACGACGACC contains:
- the cysD gene encoding sulfate adenylyltransferase subunit CysD — its product is MTTDTYDTVHVDELRLLEAEAVHIIREVVAELERPVLLFSAGKDSIVLLRLAEKAFRPSALPFPVMHVDTGHNFDEVIEFRDRRVTGEGHKLIVASVQESIDAGRVPDPGPGASRNRQQTRTLLDALEAGGFDAAFGGARRDEERARAKERILSFRDEFGQWDPRAQRPEPWSLYNGRIRRGEQVRVFPLSNWTELDIWRYIALENLELPSIYFAHEREVFERDGILLAVSEYAGPAEGETAAVEWVRYRTVGDLTITGAVRSRATTIDGVISEISAATVSERGETRADDRTSAAAMEDRKREGYF
- a CDS encoding CDGP domain-containing protein; translation: MKRYIVGASAGLLIAAGLSTAAPAGAGCVYGGAFISKCDGPVQPDGSWERCVGIPSVVPSGFGTHLVPVKQCGVMGPGRIGGDAAFSDPPVHLAD
- a CDS encoding sulfatase family protein, coding for MNQGQRDNVLLVHWHDLGRYLGVYGHPDVSSPRLDALAAEGILFTGAHATAPLCSPSRGSLFTGRYPQSNGLIGLAHHGWEYRAGVRTLPRILSESGYHTALFGMQHETSFPSRLGFDEFDVSNSYCEYVVERATGWLADPPQRPFLLTAGFFETHRPYPHDRYEPADPAAVALPEFLPDTPPVRQDLADFYGSIAVADAAVGELLDTLAETGLDRTTWVVFVTDHGPALPRAKSTLYGAGTGIAMIIRPPRDAGMAPKVYDELFSGVDLMPTLLDLLGVEVPAEIEGLSHARHLIAGGTHADPVRTAVYTTKTYHDSFDPIRAIRTKEYSYIENYAARPVLDLPWDIADSAPGRAVEPLVQSPRPERELYDLTADPTESLNLLAPQPADTEVSLEKAVSLEKAEAIGSDLALMLNDWRQKTGDVIPSDFAGTRIAARYTETYLLVRDLEIPSRRANAAERGIVDQPRSGQDFPSP
- the stf0 gene encoding trehalose 2-sulfotransferase, giving the protein MPAPTAYLVLASQRSGSTLLVESLRATGVAGEPGEFFQYLPTTSQSPQPRQWFEGVDDASILRLLDPLDEGKPDLAPPEIWRDYIRTVGRTPNGIWGGKLMWNQTPLLLQRAQGLPDRSGTGLLSAIRDVIGSDPVLIHVYRPDVVSQAVSFWRAVQTRVWRGRPDPVRDARAEYHAGAIAHVVTMLRAQEEGWRNWFAEENVEPMDVPYPVLWRNLTQVVASVLEAVGQDPRLAPAPVLERQADQRSDEWVDRYRADAEKEGLPT
- a CDS encoding phosphatase PAP2 family protein yields the protein MDARRGLLAGSAVVAVGVFVAMLAGYTAGWAPLTRFDDAALAPMLRVGEAHPAWVTAWDVFCTVLGPTVFRLITIVVIVVAFARRNVRVAMFLIISVELSGLVTEVAKTLVDRPRPAGALVHAASSSFPSGHALGVMVAVCALLTVALPLVGPGRRGWLIALGVTLVVAIGAGRVVLNVHHPSDVIAGWALGYAYFVACLLLIRPVRPITVPDETPAVPGTAR